A single window of uncultured Pseudodesulfovibrio sp. DNA harbors:
- a CDS encoding transcriptional regulator: MLKFLVIGVALFLVYKLFMGDKKKKEMQSEKVIKDKVASGEMVKDPVCGTYVEKDSSIRVREGDKVHMFCSYECRDKYLKQIQATTIEKDDE, from the coding sequence ATGCTGAAATTCCTGGTCATTGGCGTAGCACTTTTTCTTGTTTACAAGCTCTTCATGGGCGACAAGAAGAAAAAGGAAATGCAAAGCGAAAAGGTCATCAAGGATAAAGTAGCCTCCGGCGAAATGGTCAAAGACCCGGTTTGCGGTACGTATGTCGAAAAAGACAGTTCCATTCGAGTTCGGGAAGGGGACAAGGTTCACATGTTCTGTTCCTATGAATGTCGGGACAAATACTTGAAGCAAATTCAAGCTACGACCATCGAAAAAGACGACGAATAG
- the folK gene encoding 2-amino-4-hydroxy-6-hydroxymethyldihydropteridine diphosphokinase, with product MQNIETVICYVSLGSNIGDTEDNLHEALIKLEDYGDEIRLKAVSEYYETEPQGEVKDQQWFTNQVIALEIDAEIWSPQGFMSTCTAIEAKMGRERTVKGGPRPLDMDIVAWGDVTMDMDFLTLPHPRAKERAFVLVPLKEIAPDYVFPDGTTVDEALDAIEYQIEDRKIWQKA from the coding sequence ATCCAGAATATCGAAACTGTAATATGCTATGTCAGCCTCGGCTCCAACATTGGAGACACCGAAGACAATCTGCACGAAGCATTAATTAAGCTGGAAGACTATGGAGATGAGATACGTCTCAAGGCAGTATCTGAATATTACGAGACCGAACCGCAGGGCGAAGTCAAGGATCAACAGTGGTTTACTAACCAAGTAATCGCATTGGAAATCGATGCCGAAATTTGGTCACCACAAGGTTTTATGTCCACGTGTACGGCTATTGAAGCTAAAATGGGACGTGAAAGAACGGTAAAGGGTGGCCCTAGGCCGTTGGATATGGATATCGTTGCCTGGGGTGACGTGACCATGGACATGGATTTCCTGACTTTGCCGCATCCACGAGCAAAGGAAAGGGCGTTTGTCCTCGTTCCTCTCAAAGAAATTGCACCGGACTATGTATTCCCCGATGGAACAACCGTCGATGAAGCCTTGGATGCCATTGAATACCAGATCGAAGATAGAAAAATCTGGCAAAAAGCCTAA
- a CDS encoding LL-diaminopimelate aminotransferase — MSNFKLADRLSTLPPYLFAAIDKAKAEVAAKGMDIISLGIGDPDLPTPDFIIEALYEGAKKPVNHQYPSYVGMPAYRQAVADWYKERFDVDLDAQTEVVSLIGSKEGIAHFPLAYINPGDLALVATPNYPVYGVATEFAGGVVEYLPLLEENDYLVDLEAISNDTWSKAKMIFVCYPNNPTAATATKEFYDRLIEKAREFNVIVISDAAYTEIYYDPNNRPISIMECEHAKEVCIEFHSLSKTYNMTGWRVGMAVGNSDLVAGLGKIKENVDSGIFQAVQEAGIAALRNGEPYAEKFRAIYKERRDVVSAALTKVGINHRVPDASFYLWCNVPDGNNSSEFVTNVLKQTGVVLTPGNGFGTPGEGYFRISLTVNNDLLEEAVSRISKL; from the coding sequence ATGTCTAATTTTAAATTGGCCGACCGCCTTTCAACGCTGCCCCCATATCTTTTTGCAGCCATCGACAAGGCCAAAGCAGAAGTGGCCGCCAAGGGCATGGACATCATCAGCCTGGGTATCGGTGATCCAGACCTCCCCACACCGGACTTTATCATCGAGGCTCTGTATGAAGGAGCTAAAAAGCCCGTTAATCACCAGTATCCCTCGTATGTAGGCATGCCAGCCTATCGTCAGGCCGTGGCAGACTGGTACAAGGAACGCTTTGACGTGGACCTTGACGCTCAAACCGAAGTGGTTAGCCTTATCGGCTCCAAAGAGGGCATTGCTCATTTCCCGCTGGCATATATCAACCCTGGCGACTTGGCTCTTGTGGCTACGCCCAATTACCCGGTCTATGGTGTAGCAACTGAATTTGCCGGTGGAGTAGTTGAATATCTGCCACTGCTGGAAGAAAACGACTATCTGGTTGACCTTGAAGCAATCAGCAATGACACTTGGTCCAAGGCCAAGATGATCTTTGTCTGCTATCCCAACAACCCGACAGCAGCTACAGCCACCAAAGAATTTTATGATCGACTGATTGAAAAAGCCCGTGAATTCAACGTAATCGTCATCTCTGACGCCGCCTACACTGAAATTTACTACGATCCGAACAATCGTCCTATTTCAATCATGGAATGCGAACATGCCAAAGAGGTATGCATCGAATTCCACTCCCTGTCCAAAACCTACAACATGACCGGCTGGCGTGTCGGCATGGCCGTAGGTAACAGCGATCTGGTCGCCGGTCTGGGCAAGATCAAGGAAAATGTAGATTCAGGCATTTTCCAAGCTGTTCAGGAGGCCGGTATAGCAGCGCTTCGCAACGGCGAACCCTACGCTGAGAAATTCCGCGCCATTTATAAAGAACGCAGAGACGTGGTCAGTGCCGCCTTGACCAAGGTAGGCATAAACCATCGCGTCCCCGACGCTTCCTTCTATTTGTGGTGCAATGTACCTGATGGAAATAACTCGTCGGAATTCGTGACGAACGTCCTGAAACAGACAGGCGTTGTACTCACACCCGGCAATGGTTTCGGAACACCGGGAGAAGGGTATTTTCGTATCTCCCTGACTGTGAATAACGATCTGCTTGAGGAGGCGGTATCCAGAATATCGAAACTGTAA
- the xerD gene encoding site-specific tyrosine recombinase XerD — translation MNRKNNNKLSKNVNHPWVDRYLEYVLIEKGLSENSLAGYAEDLHSLLAFLNDKSFLLKDLSDKTLFLYLTYLRAKGLKSRSLARHLSSLRGFFAYAVGEKWYKEDPGHLLENPKLPKKLPEFLTKEEISRLLALPDTSTKLGMRDKVMLELLYAAGLRVSELIAMKVLDFDPQVGMLRVFGKGAKERLIPIHYTAQDYLNQYIEFTRPSFKPVEDFMFLNRSGKGLTRQGVWKLIKKFATLAEIKRSISPHTFRHSFATHLLEGGADLRTVQLLLGHADISATEIYTHVESNRLKSLHQRFHPRSSM, via the coding sequence ATGAATCGAAAAAATAATAATAAATTAAGCAAAAACGTAAACCATCCATGGGTTGATCGTTATTTGGAATATGTTTTAATCGAAAAGGGGCTGTCAGAGAACAGTTTGGCCGGTTACGCCGAGGACTTACATTCCTTGTTGGCCTTTTTGAATGACAAATCCTTTTTGCTGAAGGACCTTTCGGACAAGACTCTCTTTCTTTATTTGACATATTTACGGGCCAAGGGGCTGAAAAGTCGCTCTTTAGCTCGTCATCTGTCATCACTCCGTGGTTTTTTTGCATATGCCGTCGGTGAAAAGTGGTACAAGGAAGATCCCGGACATCTTTTGGAGAACCCTAAACTTCCAAAGAAACTCCCAGAATTTTTGACTAAAGAGGAAATATCCCGCCTACTCGCTTTACCTGATACTTCCACCAAGCTTGGTATGCGGGACAAAGTCATGTTGGAGCTGTTGTATGCGGCAGGTCTGCGTGTTTCCGAACTTATTGCGATGAAAGTGCTCGATTTTGATCCGCAGGTGGGTATGCTTAGAGTCTTTGGCAAGGGAGCTAAGGAACGTCTCATACCAATCCATTACACGGCGCAAGACTATTTGAATCAATATATTGAATTTACCCGCCCTTCTTTTAAGCCAGTTGAGGATTTCATGTTTCTCAATCGTTCCGGCAAAGGATTGACTCGCCAAGGTGTATGGAAGTTAATCAAGAAATTTGCTACATTGGCTGAGATAAAGCGATCCATATCTCCGCATACCTTCAGGCATTCTTTTGCCACACATCTTTTGGAAGGTGGTGCAGATTTGAGGACGGTACAATTGCTTCTTGGGCATGCTGATATCAGTGCTACGGAGATTTATACGCATGTGGAGTCCAATAGGCTGAAGAGCCTTCACCAAAGATTTCATCCTCGCTCATCAATGTGA
- a CDS encoding CBS domain-containing protein, translating to MTKKQPKLSAPTVITAHANADFDALAAMVAASKLYPDAVLIFPGSQETNLRNFFIESTIYLFNFKAFKDIDPASVELLVVVDTRQRSRIPHVRPVLDNPNLRIHLYDHHPDSDEDLPAEKSVVKFWGATTSIIVDEIRERGLTLNMEEATLLGLGIYEDTGSFAFNTTTPHDFKAAGWLKQQGMDIEAVSELLSRELSAAQVTYLGELLKNAKTYDIHGVDVIITEISTDRFVPDFALLVHKLMDMEKIKVVFALGRMADRIHVVSRSRNPDVNVGQICSSLGGGGHEAAASATVKDKTLAELRDDLFALFYSQINPQIVVDGLMSRPPVVIEGDKTMADAVELMTRYGLKDVPVVSANTMKCIGIMGHKTADKALSHHLGDVGLSEYMTRKFETVEVKTDLYRVMEIILSNRQRMLPVVDGEELVGVITRTDLMNMLIDEPARIPDSLLPDRRRERNIAAQVKNRLPQKMLDLLKSAGNLGQELGWEIYAVGGFVRDILLGRPNFDLDLVVEGDGIEFARKFASLSGGRVKAHSKFKTAVVILDDGQRVDVATARLEYYEYPAALPTVELSSIKMDLYRRDFTVNALALRINPGRFGQLVDFFGAERDIRNRTIRVLHSLSFVEDPTRILRAIRFERRFDFQIGGQTMRLIKNALNLELFSKLSGTRVMHELQWIMNEEDPLACFIRMQELGIMAAIHPLLKLTKDRVQILTELGKVHSWYKLLYLEPEITSWKLYILGMTMGIKREDVGQVTSRLHFTRKEERDFKQLRDMIGDALMKLMGWREGKSKLSRLYSILHPIPVEGILFLMARSRKEHIRRNISQYLARLRYIEIDVDGKDLLNLGIEPGPIYTVILDRLMRAKIDGRVETREEQLEMAIKIFKDDLAQNGDSTEN from the coding sequence ATGACTAAGAAACAACCGAAACTCTCCGCGCCAACCGTTATTACCGCCCATGCCAATGCGGATTTTGATGCTTTGGCTGCCATGGTCGCTGCCAGTAAGCTTTATCCTGATGCCGTGCTTATTTTCCCGGGAAGTCAGGAAACAAATTTGCGTAATTTTTTCATTGAAAGCACAATTTATCTTTTTAATTTTAAGGCATTCAAGGATATTGATCCCGCATCGGTAGAACTGCTCGTTGTAGTCGATACCCGTCAACGCTCGCGCATTCCGCATGTTCGTCCTGTGCTGGATAATCCGAATTTACGTATTCATTTATATGATCATCATCCCGATAGCGATGAAGATTTGCCCGCTGAAAAAAGTGTGGTGAAGTTTTGGGGGGCAACCACTTCTATAATTGTTGATGAAATTCGGGAGCGAGGATTGACCTTGAATATGGAAGAAGCCACCCTTCTCGGCCTTGGCATCTATGAAGATACAGGCTCGTTTGCTTTCAACACTACCACGCCGCATGATTTTAAGGCCGCGGGCTGGCTCAAGCAACAGGGCATGGATATTGAGGCTGTGTCTGAGCTTCTATCACGAGAATTGTCTGCGGCACAGGTTACCTATCTCGGTGAATTGCTCAAAAATGCAAAGACATATGACATTCATGGAGTGGATGTCATTATTACGGAAATTTCTACAGATAGGTTTGTCCCCGACTTTGCTTTGTTGGTCCACAAACTTATGGATATGGAAAAAATTAAGGTCGTTTTTGCTTTGGGCAGGATGGCTGATCGAATCCATGTTGTTTCTCGTTCACGCAATCCAGACGTCAATGTCGGTCAGATTTGTTCGTCGCTTGGTGGCGGAGGACATGAGGCAGCCGCCTCGGCCACAGTCAAGGATAAGACATTGGCAGAATTGCGTGATGACCTGTTTGCATTGTTTTATTCTCAAATTAATCCTCAGATCGTGGTGGATGGGTTGATGTCTCGGCCACCGGTTGTCATTGAGGGTGACAAAACCATGGCCGACGCTGTGGAACTCATGACGCGCTATGGCCTCAAAGATGTGCCGGTTGTTTCTGCCAATACAATGAAATGTATTGGTATTATGGGGCATAAGACAGCTGATAAGGCGCTTTCTCATCATCTTGGTGATGTAGGCCTCAGTGAATATATGACCCGCAAGTTTGAGACCGTTGAGGTCAAAACAGATTTGTATCGCGTGATGGAGATTATTTTGAGTAATCGTCAGCGAATGCTGCCGGTTGTTGACGGAGAAGAATTGGTCGGAGTTATTACCCGAACTGATTTAATGAATATGCTTATAGATGAACCCGCGCGTATTCCAGATTCATTGTTGCCCGACAGGCGCAGAGAACGAAATATTGCCGCCCAAGTGAAAAATCGTCTTCCACAGAAGATGCTTGATTTGTTGAAATCTGCTGGCAATCTCGGTCAGGAATTGGGGTGGGAGATTTACGCCGTTGGTGGTTTTGTTCGAGACATTCTTCTTGGAAGGCCGAATTTTGATCTTGATTTGGTCGTTGAAGGTGATGGGATTGAATTTGCGCGAAAATTTGCAAGCTTGTCAGGCGGTCGTGTCAAGGCACATTCCAAGTTCAAAACCGCTGTCGTCATTCTTGATGACGGTCAACGTGTTGACGTAGCAACAGCCCGTCTGGAGTATTACGAATATCCTGCTGCCCTGCCAACGGTTGAGCTGTCATCCATAAAAATGGATTTATATCGTCGAGATTTTACAGTGAATGCTTTGGCACTGCGGATTAACCCCGGTCGTTTTGGCCAACTTGTGGACTTTTTTGGTGCAGAACGAGATATCAGAAATCGAACTATTCGAGTTTTGCATTCATTGAGCTTCGTTGAAGATCCGACCCGTATCCTTCGGGCTATTCGATTTGAACGTCGTTTTGATTTTCAAATCGGCGGTCAGACCATGCGTCTCATTAAAAATGCTTTGAATCTTGAGCTGTTCAGCAAACTTTCCGGCACTCGCGTTATGCATGAACTGCAATGGATCATGAATGAGGAAGATCCACTTGCCTGCTTTATAAGGATGCAGGAACTCGGAATAATGGCTGCAATTCACCCTCTCCTCAAGCTGACCAAGGACAGGGTTCAAATTTTAACTGAGTTGGGCAAAGTTCATAGTTGGTATAAGCTTTTGTATCTGGAGCCTGAAATTACGTCCTGGAAGCTCTATATCCTTGGCATGACTATGGGGATTAAGCGAGAAGATGTCGGCCAAGTTACTTCTCGTTTACATTTTACTCGAAAAGAAGAACGAGATTTCAAGCAGTTGCGAGATATGATTGGCGATGCTCTCATGAAGCTTATGGGGTGGCGTGAAGGAAAATCCAAGTTGAGCCGTTTATACTCTATCCTGCACCCCATTCCGGTGGAGGGTATTTTATTTCTCATGGCTCGGAGCCGGAAAGAACATATTCGCCGTAATATTTCTCAATATCTCGCTCGATTGCGTTATATTGAAATTGATGTCGACGGTAAGGATTTATTGAATTTAGGGATAGAACCGGGGCCGATTTATACCGTCATCCTTGATAGGCTGATGCGTGCAAAAATTGATGGCCGTGTAGAGACTCGCGAGGAACAGTTGGAGATGGCAATAAAAATTTTTAAAGATGACTTGGCTCAAAATGGAGATTCTACTGAAAACTAA
- a CDS encoding HIT domain-containing protein encodes MEVLWAPWRLNYILGPKPDECVFCIPEDSSEDEERCILARGKYCFVIMNKFPYNNGHLMVTPYRHVSNLTDLTLDESNDCMLWLRYCTTILEKAFNPQGINMGLNLGEAAGAGIAQHLHFQIVPRWNGDASFMAVFGETTVIPEHLNSTYSTLKPLFDEITV; translated from the coding sequence ATGGAAGTTTTGTGGGCGCCTTGGCGTCTGAACTACATACTCGGCCCCAAGCCGGATGAATGTGTTTTCTGTATTCCGGAAGATTCGTCTGAAGATGAAGAGCGATGTATCTTGGCAAGAGGAAAATACTGTTTTGTTATCATGAACAAATTTCCATATAATAATGGTCATCTCATGGTGACTCCGTATAGACATGTGAGTAATCTGACGGATTTGACACTTGATGAATCCAATGATTGCATGCTTTGGCTAAGGTATTGTACGACTATTTTAGAAAAAGCTTTCAATCCTCAAGGGATCAATATGGGACTCAATCTTGGGGAAGCAGCAGGTGCTGGAATTGCTCAGCATCTGCATTTTCAGATTGTCCCTCGTTGGAATGGAGACGCTTCATTCATGGCCGTTTTCGGGGAGACAACAGTCATCCCGGAACACTTGAATTCAACTTACAGCACTCTCAAGCCGCTGTTCGATGAAATAACTGTTTAA
- a CDS encoding lipopolysaccharide assembly protein LapA domain-containing protein: MRFIKVLFLLALFVFSILFFSQNIESLQQELTLILDVPYIATLHSIPLPFSVLILAAFVAGSLLTMIYFIVDKFRACSKLKECRTRMASLEQELNSLRNLPISEEPYTETKENEEENA, translated from the coding sequence ATGCGTTTTATCAAAGTCCTGTTTTTGTTGGCTCTTTTCGTTTTTTCCATCCTTTTCTTCAGCCAGAATATTGAATCGCTGCAGCAGGAGTTGACGCTGATTTTGGATGTCCCCTATATCGCCACGTTGCATTCCATTCCTCTGCCCTTCAGCGTTTTGATTTTGGCTGCATTCGTTGCCGGCTCACTGTTGACCATGATTTATTTTATCGTTGACAAGTTCCGTGCCTGCTCCAAACTCAAGGAATGTCGTACTCGTATGGCTAGCCTCGAACAGGAACTCAACTCTTTGCGTAATTTGCCTATCAGTGAAGAACCCTACACTGAGACCAAGGAAAACGAAGAAGAGAACGCATAA
- a CDS encoding tetratricopeptide repeat protein: MVWQFFNRKKASTFDENVKAAREAGGGISLPVQDTRAAIEELSQVVKNDPEAVEIYLALGSLYRSQGEIERAIQIRNSLIVRPGLDREFKARAWFELGRDFRRAGFLDRADKAFLEARSLGQDPSAIHQEMARLAAERGDFEKAAESYGQLNLPLPQAHYLVRLALDRFSEGNNSQAHRALRHAIRAYPGAVEAWLEQIVQAYRTGNAGKVADILGQALEHVAPDLRFVLFEGLFLAVNRAETAKQNSFGEENEWSRVCNDEKLVNDILPIIEKQDPDVLLLYYGAMFLLRIEDQENAQSWLEKALMLQSDFWMARLELFELSRIDQTLTPFYKEQLSFFTGRARKVRRFYCRRCGLKRDQLFYNCPRCRSWHSIAFRTDISE, from the coding sequence ATGGTTTGGCAATTTTTCAATCGTAAGAAGGCATCTACCTTTGACGAGAATGTCAAGGCTGCTCGTGAAGCTGGTGGTGGAATTTCTCTCCCCGTTCAGGATACCCGTGCGGCTATTGAGGAGCTCAGCCAGGTCGTCAAAAACGATCCGGAAGCGGTTGAAATTTATCTTGCTCTCGGCAGTTTATATCGTTCGCAGGGCGAGATAGAGCGTGCCATTCAAATTCGAAACAGTCTTATAGTCAGACCTGGCCTTGATCGAGAGTTCAAGGCCAGGGCCTGGTTTGAATTGGGTCGTGATTTTAGACGGGCAGGTTTTCTTGATCGTGCAGATAAAGCTTTTTTGGAAGCTCGTTCACTTGGTCAGGATCCGTCCGCCATCCATCAGGAAATGGCTCGTTTGGCCGCAGAACGCGGTGATTTTGAAAAAGCTGCCGAATCCTACGGACAACTGAATCTTCCTTTGCCCCAAGCTCATTATCTTGTTCGCCTCGCTCTCGATCGTTTTTCCGAAGGGAATAATTCTCAGGCGCATAGAGCGTTGCGGCATGCCATTCGTGCTTACCCTGGAGCTGTTGAAGCGTGGCTTGAGCAGATTGTACAGGCGTACCGGACGGGTAATGCGGGTAAGGTTGCTGATATTCTTGGACAAGCCCTTGAGCATGTCGCGCCCGATTTGCGTTTTGTGCTTTTTGAAGGTCTGTTTCTTGCCGTTAACCGTGCTGAAACAGCAAAACAAAATTCTTTTGGCGAAGAAAATGAATGGTCACGTGTCTGCAACGATGAAAAGTTGGTCAATGACATATTGCCAATTATTGAGAAACAAGACCCTGATGTTCTCTTGCTCTATTATGGAGCCATGTTTCTGCTTCGTATTGAAGATCAGGAAAATGCACAGTCCTGGCTTGAAAAGGCATTGATGCTTCAATCAGATTTTTGGATGGCTCGACTTGAGCTTTTCGAATTGTCTCGCATTGATCAGACATTAACGCCTTTTTACAAGGAACAACTTTCATTTTTTACAGGTCGAGCTCGTAAGGTTCGTCGTTTTTATTGTCGTCGCTGCGGTTTGAAGCGGGACCAACTGTTTTACAACTGCCCCCGTTGCCGAAGCTGGCATTCCATTGCTTTCCGCACGGATATTTCCGAATAA
- the mutS gene encoding DNA mismatch repair protein MutS, translating to MLEQYLRFKEENPGCLLFFRMGDFYELFFEDAEIVARAVQIALTSRNPNDENPIPMCGMPHHSVEPYLSQLLDKGYKIAICDQVEDPKEAKGLVKRDVTRVLTPGTVVEDSNLKSKANNYLGSLFWDETKDAGGIAWLDFSTGQWAGLHSRREVELWQWMMKISPSELLLPQGKKIPPQYNELSAQVTSVAPAGYFDLIASKNRVLEMQAVADLESLGLSGKNELTRACGALLTYLEQTQKGDFGHLGEFKPLNLSKHLLLDEITERNLEIFRRLDGKTGLGTLWHVLDRTKTPMGGRLLEARLRQPWRQLSPIDKNLDCVTFFFNQDQLRSDIRHALDSVYDLERLSTRIFLGRANPKDFIALRKSLSMLPVLHACLKKQELEVAPELRKVYRKWDGMDDLTALLESALVDSPPPVITDGGLFKKGYDSVLDEFIELNEHGEDKLKQLHEKELSAHDIPKLKLGFNKVFGYYFEVSKAYKGQVPEHFIRRQTLVNSERYITPELKEMEDRIISASDERKSLEYKLFQDLRERLAQARDRFLFMADIVAALDYWQGLAEAARVNEWNRPLLHDGMEIEIEAGRHPVVEEAMGASNYIPGDLRMDKDRRILLITGPNMAGKSTVLRQVAILTIMAQIGSFVPAKSARLGLADRVFSRVGASDNLAQGHSTFMVEMTETARILRQATKRSLVILDEIGRGTSTYDGLSLAWAVVEELSSRASGGIRTLFATHYHELTALEGKVEGLRNLNIAVKEWKGDIVFLRRLVPGPADRSYGIEVARLAGVPRGVVERAREILAKLEEKSQDNQSKGAVERASQTLLPGFGAPPIEISGELVEHPIITQLVDLDVDGMTPIQALMLLNQWKDMIKE from the coding sequence ATGCTTGAGCAGTACCTCCGTTTCAAGGAGGAAAATCCAGGCTGCCTTCTTTTCTTTCGTATGGGCGACTTTTATGAGTTGTTCTTCGAAGATGCTGAGATTGTAGCCAGAGCTGTTCAAATTGCTCTGACCAGTCGTAATCCCAATGACGAAAATCCCATTCCCATGTGTGGTATGCCCCATCATTCAGTGGAACCATACCTGAGCCAATTGCTTGACAAGGGATACAAGATTGCCATCTGTGATCAAGTGGAAGATCCCAAAGAAGCCAAGGGCTTGGTCAAACGGGATGTGACTCGAGTGCTCACGCCCGGTACGGTTGTCGAGGACTCGAATCTCAAATCGAAAGCCAATAATTATCTTGGTTCATTGTTTTGGGATGAGACAAAGGATGCAGGCGGTATTGCTTGGCTTGATTTTTCTACTGGTCAATGGGCTGGACTTCATAGCCGTCGAGAGGTCGAACTTTGGCAATGGATGATGAAGATTAGCCCGAGCGAGTTGCTTCTTCCTCAAGGCAAAAAGATACCTCCTCAATATAATGAATTGAGTGCACAGGTAACCAGTGTTGCACCAGCGGGCTATTTTGATTTGATAGCCTCTAAGAATCGTGTTTTGGAAATGCAGGCTGTTGCAGATCTCGAGAGCCTCGGGTTAAGCGGCAAGAATGAATTGACTCGTGCCTGTGGCGCCCTTTTGACCTATCTTGAACAGACTCAAAAAGGTGACTTCGGGCATTTGGGTGAATTCAAACCGTTAAATTTGAGTAAACATCTGCTTTTGGATGAGATTACCGAACGAAATCTTGAAATTTTCAGGCGTCTTGATGGGAAAACCGGACTTGGTACCTTATGGCATGTTCTTGATCGGACAAAGACCCCTATGGGGGGGCGTCTACTCGAAGCTCGTTTGCGTCAGCCTTGGCGACAACTTTCGCCCATTGACAAGAACCTTGATTGTGTCACGTTTTTCTTTAATCAGGATCAATTACGTTCAGATATTCGGCATGCGCTGGATTCAGTCTATGACCTAGAGCGTCTTTCCACTCGTATTTTCTTGGGGCGTGCTAATCCTAAAGATTTCATTGCCTTGCGGAAAAGCCTTTCAATGCTGCCCGTGCTTCATGCATGCCTGAAAAAACAGGAACTTGAAGTCGCTCCTGAATTGCGCAAAGTGTATCGCAAATGGGATGGCATGGATGATCTAACCGCCCTACTTGAATCAGCCCTTGTGGACAGCCCTCCTCCTGTGATTACGGACGGTGGATTGTTCAAGAAAGGATATGATTCAGTTTTGGATGAGTTTATCGAGTTGAACGAACACGGCGAAGATAAGCTTAAGCAATTACACGAAAAAGAATTGTCTGCCCATGATATCCCTAAGCTCAAACTTGGGTTTAACAAGGTCTTTGGCTATTACTTCGAAGTTTCCAAGGCGTACAAAGGACAGGTGCCGGAACATTTCATTCGTCGTCAGACTTTGGTCAACAGCGAACGGTATATTACCCCTGAGCTCAAGGAAATGGAGGATCGGATTATTTCGGCCTCTGATGAACGTAAAAGCCTTGAGTACAAGTTGTTTCAGGATTTGCGTGAGCGTCTTGCTCAAGCTAGGGACCGTTTTTTGTTCATGGCTGATATCGTCGCTGCATTGGATTATTGGCAGGGACTTGCTGAAGCTGCCCGAGTCAATGAATGGAACCGCCCCCTTCTTCATGATGGTATGGAAATTGAAATTGAAGCAGGACGTCACCCTGTGGTGGAAGAAGCTATGGGAGCTTCCAATTATATCCCCGGTGACTTGCGGATGGATAAAGATCGACGCATTTTGCTTATTACCGGTCCAAATATGGCTGGTAAATCTACGGTATTGAGACAGGTGGCTATTTTGACCATTATGGCTCAGATTGGCTCGTTTGTTCCAGCCAAATCCGCACGACTCGGATTGGCGGATCGTGTTTTTTCTCGTGTAGGAGCTTCGGATAATTTGGCACAAGGACATTCCACTTTTATGGTGGAAATGACTGAAACTGCACGTATTCTTCGGCAGGCTACCAAGCGAAGTCTGGTCATTTTGGATGAAATCGGTCGTGGGACCAGTACCTATGACGGACTTTCACTTGCGTGGGCTGTGGTCGAAGAGCTTTCTTCCCGCGCTAGTGGTGGGATTCGTACCCTGTTCGCCACCCACTACCATGAATTGACAGCCCTTGAAGGCAAGGTTGAAGGGTTGCGTAACCTCAATATCGCAGTCAAGGAATGGAAAGGTGACATCGTCTTTTTGCGCCGGCTGGTGCCCGGTCCTGCTGATAGAAGTTATGGTATTGAAGTGGCTCGACTGGCTGGCGTGCCTCGTGGCGTAGTGGAACGCGCGCGAGAAATCCTTGCGAAGCTCGAAGAAAAGTCGCAGGATAACCAATCCAAAGGGGCTGTTGAGCGAGCATCACAGACTTTATTGCCCGGATTTGGTGCTCCTCCCATAGAAATTTCGGGAGAATTGGTCGAACATCCGATCATCACTCAACTCGTTGACCTTGATGTGGATGGCATGACCCCCATTCAGGCTTTGATGTTGCTTAATCAATGGAAGGACATGATCAAGGAATAG